In a genomic window of Amorphus orientalis:
- the efp gene encoding elongation factor P: MKINGNEIRPGNVIEHQNSLWAAVKVQHVKPGKGGAFAQVELKNLLDGRKLNERFRSADTIERVRLEQKDFQYLYAEGDNLVFMDTDTFEQLELSQDFVGERSSFLQDGMTVTVELYEEKPIGITLPQHVTLEIAEADAVVKGQTASSSYKPAVLENGVKVMVPPFIESGEKIVVDTEEITYVRRAD; this comes from the coding sequence ATGAAAATCAACGGAAACGAAATCCGACCCGGTAACGTTATCGAACATCAGAACTCGCTGTGGGCCGCGGTGAAGGTCCAGCACGTGAAGCCGGGCAAGGGCGGCGCATTCGCCCAGGTGGAGCTGAAGAACCTTCTCGACGGCCGCAAGCTCAACGAGCGGTTCCGCTCCGCCGACACGATCGAGCGGGTGCGCCTGGAGCAGAAGGACTTCCAGTATCTCTACGCCGAGGGCGACAATCTGGTGTTCATGGACACCGACACCTTCGAGCAGCTCGAGCTGTCCCAGGACTTCGTTGGCGAGCGCTCCTCCTTTCTGCAGGACGGCATGACGGTGACGGTGGAACTCTACGAGGAAAAGCCGATCGGCATCACGCTGCCCCAGCACGTGACGCTTGAGATCGCCGAGGCCGACGCGGTGGTGAAGGGGCAGACGGCGTCGTCCTCCTACAAGCCGGCGGTGCTGGAGAACGGCGTCAAGGTCATGGTGCCCCCGTTCATCGAATCCGGTGAGAAGATCGTCGTCGACACCGAGGAAATCACCTACGTCCGCCGCGCCGACTAG
- a CDS encoding tetratricopeptide repeat protein, translating to MRARLGAAALLVAATAMPGQAQDARTLGPGDDGVPIRSLMEGSVSPSGAPSEAIEGRDLTLQETDRPDRPALPSAIAFPPTTPFFQRPGVVNIDPSTLMEPDESEAEAGTASGEAGDQDPAPAGAADDEASADEAAGTDPADAEAADAAADDTEPAASPASERDVAYGAYQRGYFLTAMRVALERAEKGDAAAQTLLGLIYEDGNAVEKDLEAAADWYAIASEGGDTNASYRLGLLYLDGTGVDQDRERAAELFAEAAEAGNASAAYNLGLIELEERDTEAAARHLEAATEAGNADAAYALALLYTSGTGVVPDDVRATKLMGEAAAGGSVAAQVEYAIRVFKGVGIDKNEEAAAAWFDRAARAGNPIAMNRLARLLAVGRGVAPDPVEASKWHLIARSRGRSDVWLDSYLESQPKEVVDEAQARAVRWWGG from the coding sequence ATGAGGGCGCGCCTCGGTGCCGCCGCGCTTCTCGTGGCTGCAACCGCGATGCCGGGGCAGGCCCAGGACGCGCGGACGCTGGGCCCCGGCGACGACGGGGTGCCGATCCGCAGCCTGATGGAGGGATCGGTCTCGCCGTCCGGCGCGCCGTCGGAAGCCATCGAGGGACGCGACCTGACCCTGCAGGAGACCGACCGACCCGATCGGCCGGCCCTGCCGAGCGCCATCGCCTTTCCGCCGACGACGCCCTTCTTCCAGCGCCCGGGCGTGGTCAATATCGATCCGTCCACCCTCATGGAGCCCGACGAGTCCGAAGCCGAAGCGGGCACCGCGTCCGGGGAGGCCGGCGATCAGGATCCGGCCCCGGCCGGGGCGGCTGACGACGAGGCGTCCGCGGACGAGGCCGCCGGGACCGATCCGGCTGATGCGGAGGCCGCCGACGCCGCCGCTGACGACACGGAACCGGCAGCTTCGCCGGCCAGCGAGCGGGACGTCGCTTATGGCGCCTATCAGCGCGGCTATTTCCTGACCGCCATGCGGGTCGCGCTGGAGCGCGCGGAAAAGGGCGATGCGGCCGCCCAGACGCTGCTCGGGCTGATCTACGAAGACGGAAACGCCGTGGAGAAGGACCTCGAGGCGGCGGCGGACTGGTATGCGATCGCCTCCGAGGGCGGCGACACCAACGCCAGCTATCGGCTCGGGCTGCTCTATCTGGACGGCACCGGCGTGGACCAGGACCGGGAGCGGGCGGCGGAGCTGTTCGCCGAAGCGGCCGAGGCCGGCAATGCGTCAGCGGCCTACAATCTCGGGCTGATCGAACTGGAAGAGCGCGACACCGAGGCCGCCGCACGGCATCTGGAGGCGGCGACTGAGGCCGGCAACGCCGATGCCGCCTATGCGCTGGCGCTGCTCTACACGTCGGGCACCGGCGTCGTTCCCGACGACGTCCGCGCCACGAAGCTTATGGGCGAGGCCGCGGCCGGCGGCAGCGTGGCGGCCCAGGTCGAATATGCGATCCGGGTGTTCAAGGGCGTCGGCATCGACAAGAACGAGGAGGCGGCGGCCGCATGGTTCGACCGCGCCGCCCGGGCCGGCAACCCGATCGCGATGAACCGGCTCGCCCGTCTCCTGGCCGTCGGCCGCGGCGTCGCGCCGGATCCGGTCGAGGCCTCCAAATGGCACCTGATCGCCCGCTCGCGGGGCCGCTCGGACGTCTGGCTGGACTCCTATCTGGAGAGCCAGCCGAAGGAGGTCGTCGACGAGGCCCAGGCCCGCGCGGTGCGCTGGTGGGGCGGCTGA
- a CDS encoding thiamine phosphate synthase has translation MDRTRLVLVAPIFGAEPVSPARLESALAGGDVAAVIIDAGDGEPEAVQPLAAPLVEVAQAAGAAALLRGDSRAAGRIRADGVHVDTDVDEVASALKRLRPNGIVGAGGAVTRHAAMELGELDPDYVFFGRLDRPDTDTAEPTAISLATWWAELFEVPAVALLGLDLAEAEDLAAAGVEFVALRDGVWRHPEGPAAAVSQANAAIEAGWVPA, from the coding sequence ATGGATCGCACCCGCCTTGTCCTCGTTGCCCCGATCTTCGGAGCTGAGCCGGTCAGCCCGGCCCGGCTGGAGTCCGCGCTCGCCGGTGGGGATGTCGCCGCGGTGATCATCGATGCCGGAGACGGCGAACCGGAGGCGGTTCAGCCGCTTGCCGCGCCGCTGGTGGAGGTCGCCCAGGCGGCCGGAGCCGCGGCGCTTCTGCGCGGCGACAGCCGGGCGGCCGGCCGGATCCGGGCCGACGGCGTGCACGTCGATACGGATGTCGACGAGGTCGCCTCCGCGCTCAAGCGGCTGCGTCCGAACGGCATCGTCGGCGCCGGCGGCGCGGTGACCCGCCACGCGGCCATGGAACTCGGCGAACTCGATCCCGACTACGTTTTCTTCGGCCGGCTGGATCGGCCCGACACCGATACCGCCGAACCGACCGCGATATCGCTCGCCACGTGGTGGGCGGAGCTGTTCGAGGTGCCGGCGGTGGCGCTTCTCGGCCTCGACCTGGCCGAGGCGGAGGATCTCGCCGCGGCGGGCGTCGAGTTCGTCGCCCTGCGCGACGGCGTGTGGCGCCATCCGGAAGGGCCCGCCGCCGCCGTCTCCCAGGCGAACGCCGCCATCGAAGCGGGCTGGGTGCCGGCATGA
- a CDS encoding class I fructose-bisphosphate aldolase — protein MSERLEDIAAAMMRDGQGILAADESSGTIKKRFDTIGLTSTEDARRDYRELLFRSTEAMTDYISGVILYDETIRQKAADGTPLVDLLKATGSVPGIKVDMGAKPMALAPGEKVTEGLDGLRERLNEYYGLGARFAKWRAVIDISATTPTYNALKANAHALARYAALCQEAGIVPIVEPEVIMDGPDADHTIDRCYDVTEWALKTVFEELYVANVSLEGMILKPNMVIAGQKCPTQASAEEVAEKTVKCLKACVPSAVPGIAFLSGGQSDEDATKHLSLMNAMGGLPWKLTFSYGRALQAAAIKAWGGKPENVAAAQRAFTHRARMNSLAALGTWSADEERKAA, from the coding sequence ATGAGCGAACGTCTGGAAGATATTGCAGCGGCGATGATGCGCGACGGACAGGGAATCCTGGCCGCCGACGAGAGCTCGGGCACGATCAAGAAGCGGTTCGACACGATCGGCCTGACCTCCACCGAGGATGCCCGGCGCGACTATCGCGAGCTTCTGTTCCGCTCGACCGAGGCGATGACCGACTACATCTCCGGCGTGATCCTCTATGACGAGACGATCCGCCAGAAGGCCGCCGACGGCACGCCGCTGGTCGACCTGCTGAAGGCCACCGGATCCGTCCCGGGCATCAAGGTCGACATGGGCGCCAAGCCGATGGCGCTTGCTCCCGGCGAGAAGGTGACCGAGGGCCTCGACGGTCTCCGCGAGCGCCTCAACGAGTACTACGGCCTCGGCGCGCGCTTTGCGAAGTGGCGGGCGGTGATCGACATTTCCGCGACAACCCCGACCTACAACGCGCTCAAGGCCAACGCCCATGCGCTGGCGCGCTATGCGGCGCTGTGCCAGGAGGCCGGCATCGTTCCGATCGTCGAGCCCGAAGTGATCATGGACGGCCCGGACGCCGACCATACCATCGACCGCTGCTACGACGTGACCGAATGGGCGCTGAAGACGGTGTTCGAGGAGCTTTACGTCGCCAACGTCTCCCTCGAGGGCATGATCCTGAAGCCGAACATGGTGATCGCCGGCCAGAAGTGCCCGACCCAGGCGTCGGCCGAAGAGGTCGCCGAGAAGACCGTGAAGTGCCTGAAGGCCTGCGTGCCCTCGGCCGTTCCGGGCATCGCGTTCCTGTCGGGCGGCCAGTCGGACGAGGACGCGACCAAGCACCTGTCGCTGATGAATGCCATGGGTGGTCTGCCCTGGAAGCTGACCTTCTCCTACGGTCGCGCCCTTCAGGCGGCTGCGATCAAGGCGTGGGGCGGCAAGCCGGAGAACGTGGCGGCGGCCCAGCGCGCGTTCACCCACCGCGCCCGCATGAACTCGCTCGCAGCCCTCGGCACCTGGTCGGCGGACGAAGAGCGCAAGGCGGCGTAA
- a CDS encoding phosphoglycerate kinase, translating to MSSIRTLDDAAVDGKRVLVRVDFNVPVRDGAVSDASRIEGAAPTIRELADKGAKVILLAHFGRPKGKRVDSESLAPIVETVARVVGRPVGFADDCIGDVAAAAIGNMVPGEILLLENTRFHPGEEKNDTAFVAELAANGDVFVNDAFSAAHRAHASTEGLAHKLPAYAGRAMEAEIEALTKACEQPERPVVAIVGGAKVSTKIALLENLCEKMDAIVIGGAMANTFVAAHGGDVGKSLYEPDQADLARRIVARGEETGCTIVLPKDATVAREFKEGAESWDVGLDAMPDDAMILDLGPHSIDTVKAEIGTAKTLLWNGPLGAFEVPPFDRATVEVARHAAELTAAGKLTSVAGGGDTLAAMHHAGVAEKMTYVSMAGGAFLEWLEGKSLPGVAVLKK from the coding sequence ATGAGCAGCATTCGAACGCTCGACGACGCAGCGGTGGACGGCAAGCGGGTTCTGGTCCGCGTCGATTTCAACGTGCCGGTGAGGGATGGCGCCGTTTCGGACGCAAGCCGCATCGAGGGCGCGGCCCCCACGATCCGCGAACTCGCCGACAAGGGCGCGAAGGTCATCCTCCTGGCCCATTTCGGCCGCCCCAAGGGCAAGCGCGTCGACAGTGAGTCCCTCGCGCCGATCGTCGAGACGGTCGCGCGGGTCGTCGGCCGGCCGGTCGGCTTCGCGGACGACTGCATCGGCGACGTCGCGGCCGCCGCCATCGGCAACATGGTGCCTGGCGAAATCCTGCTTCTGGAAAACACCCGGTTCCATCCGGGCGAGGAAAAGAACGACACCGCCTTCGTGGCGGAGCTTGCGGCCAACGGCGACGTGTTCGTCAACGACGCCTTCTCCGCCGCCCACCGCGCGCACGCGTCCACCGAGGGCCTTGCCCACAAGCTGCCGGCCTATGCCGGCCGCGCGATGGAAGCGGAGATCGAGGCGCTGACCAAGGCGTGCGAGCAGCCGGAGCGGCCGGTGGTCGCCATCGTCGGTGGCGCGAAGGTCTCCACCAAGATCGCGTTGCTGGAAAATCTCTGCGAGAAGATGGATGCGATCGTCATCGGCGGCGCCATGGCCAACACCTTCGTCGCGGCCCATGGCGGCGACGTCGGCAAGTCGCTTTACGAGCCGGATCAGGCCGATCTCGCCCGGCGCATCGTGGCGCGCGGCGAGGAGACCGGCTGCACGATCGTGCTTCCCAAGGACGCCACCGTGGCGCGGGAGTTCAAGGAAGGCGCGGAGAGCTGGGACGTCGGCCTCGACGCCATGCCCGACGACGCGATGATCCTCGATCTCGGCCCGCATTCGATCGACACGGTGAAGGCGGAGATCGGAACGGCCAAGACGCTTCTGTGGAACGGCCCGCTGGGCGCGTTCGAGGTGCCGCCGTTCGACCGCGCGACGGTCGAGGTGGCCCGGCACGCGGCCGAGCTGACGGCCGCCGGCAAGCTGACCTCGGTCGCCGGTGGCGGCGACACGCTGGCCGCCATGCATCACGCGGGCGTGGCGGAAAAAATGACCTATGTATCGATGGCGGGTGGCGCGTTCCTCGAATGGCTCGAGGGCAAGTCTTTGCCGGGCGTCGCCGTGCTCAAGAAATAG
- the gap gene encoding type I glyceraldehyde-3-phosphate dehydrogenase encodes MTVRVAINGFGRIGRNILRAIVESGRSDIQVVAINDLGPVETNAHLLRYDSVHGRFPATVKIDGDTIDVGTGPIKVTAERDPKALPWGDLGVDIAMECTGIFTARDKAAAHLENGSKRVLVSAPASGADKTIVYGVNHDTLTKDDLVVSNASCTTNCLAPVAYVLSKSFGIKRGFMTTIHSYTGDQPTLDTMHKDLYRARAAAANQIPTSTGAAKAVGLVLPELNGKLDGVAIRVPTPNVSVVDLTFEAGRDVSVDEINDAIRAAADGELKNILGYTDEKLVSSDFNHDPHSSVFATPETKVMDGNFCRILSWYDNEWGFSSRMSDTAVAMAKHI; translated from the coding sequence ATGACCGTACGCGTCGCCATCAACGGGTTCGGCCGCATCGGCCGCAACATCCTGCGGGCCATCGTCGAATCGGGCCGTAGCGACATCCAGGTCGTCGCCATCAACGATCTCGGACCGGTCGAGACGAACGCCCATCTGCTGCGCTACGATTCCGTGCACGGCCGGTTCCCGGCGACCGTCAAGATCGACGGGGACACCATCGATGTGGGCACCGGCCCGATCAAGGTGACCGCCGAGCGCGATCCGAAGGCGCTGCCCTGGGGCGACCTCGGCGTCGACATCGCGATGGAGTGCACCGGCATCTTCACCGCCCGCGACAAGGCGGCCGCGCATCTGGAGAACGGCTCCAAGCGCGTTCTGGTCTCCGCGCCGGCCTCCGGCGCCGACAAGACGATCGTCTACGGCGTCAACCACGACACGCTCACCAAGGACGACCTCGTCGTCTCCAACGCGTCGTGCACCACGAACTGCCTGGCGCCGGTCGCCTACGTGCTGTCCAAGTCGTTCGGCATCAAGCGCGGCTTCATGACGACGATCCACTCCTACACCGGCGACCAGCCGACGCTGGACACGATGCACAAGGATCTCTACCGGGCCCGCGCTGCGGCCGCGAACCAGATCCCGACCTCCACCGGTGCCGCCAAGGCCGTCGGTCTGGTGCTGCCGGAGCTGAACGGCAAGCTGGACGGTGTGGCGATCCGCGTGCCGACCCCGAACGTGTCGGTCGTCGACCTGACCTTCGAAGCCGGCCGGGACGTCTCGGTGGACGAGATCAACGACGCCATCCGGGCCGCCGCCGACGGCGAGCTGAAGAACATCCTCGGCTACACCGACGAGAAGCTGGTCTCCTCCGACTTCAACCACGATCCGCACTCGTCGGTCTTCGCCACGCCGGAGACGAAGGTGATGGACGGCAATTTCTGCCGCATCCTGAGCTGGTACGACAACGAGTGGGGCTTCTCCTCCCGCATGAGCGACACCGCCGTCGCGATGGCCAAGCACATCTGA
- the tkt gene encoding transketolase, with protein MIDLDKHKAMANAIRVLAIDAVEAAKSGHPGMPMGTADIATVLFSSVIKVDPSLPDWPDRDRFVLSAGHGSMLLYSVLHLLGYEDFSTEELKRFRQLGARTAGHPEYGHGAGIETTTGPLGQGISTAVGMALAERMMNARYGDDLVDHRTYVIASDGDLMEGISHEAISLAGHLRLNRLIVLYDDNQISIDGPLDLSESGDALKRFEAAGWNASRIDGHNASDILAALEAAKTSDKPTLIACRTTIGYGSPNKAGTSASHGSPLGAAEAAAARDALDWHAEPFEIPADVRDAWRIAGLRSGHARKAWEKKYQSLHPDERAEFDRQIRGDLPPSFSAAMEKLRGEIGRERPTLATRKASENVLAAVNAEIPETVGGSADLTGSNNTKTKDLEVLTADNYGGRYIHWGVREQGMAAAMNGMALHGGLIPYGGTFLVFTDYCRPAIRLAALMGVRVVYVMTHDSIGLGEDGPTHQPVEHLAALRAMPNLVVLRPADALETAEAWEIALERKEGPTLLALTRQNCPAVRGEESHGNRSKRGAYEVAASGEPAVVSLFATGSEVGLAVKAKGLLDMEGIPTRVVSVPSFELFERQSADYRGEVIGDASIKVGIEAAVRMGWDRLIGTDGIFVGMTGFGASAPYEELYEHFGITPEAVVALVKARMADA; from the coding sequence ATGATCGATCTCGACAAACACAAGGCCATGGCCAACGCGATCCGCGTGCTGGCGATCGACGCGGTCGAGGCCGCGAAGTCCGGCCACCCGGGCATGCCGATGGGCACGGCGGACATCGCGACGGTCCTGTTCTCGTCCGTCATCAAGGTCGATCCGAGCCTGCCCGACTGGCCCGATCGCGACCGGTTCGTGCTGTCGGCCGGCCACGGCTCGATGCTGCTTTATTCGGTGCTGCACCTGCTCGGCTACGAGGATTTCTCCACCGAGGAGCTGAAGCGCTTCCGCCAGCTCGGCGCGCGCACGGCGGGCCATCCCGAATACGGCCACGGCGCCGGCATCGAGACCACCACGGGTCCGCTCGGGCAGGGCATCTCGACGGCCGTCGGCATGGCGCTGGCCGAGCGCATGATGAACGCGCGCTACGGCGACGACCTGGTCGACCACCGCACCTACGTGATCGCCTCCGACGGCGACCTGATGGAGGGCATCAGCCACGAGGCGATCTCGCTCGCCGGCCATCTGCGGCTGAACCGGCTGATCGTGCTCTACGACGACAACCAGATCTCCATCGACGGTCCGCTGGACCTGTCGGAATCCGGCGACGCGCTGAAGCGCTTCGAGGCCGCCGGCTGGAACGCCAGCCGCATCGACGGCCACAACGCCTCCGACATCTTGGCCGCTCTCGAGGCGGCGAAGACCAGCGACAAGCCGACCCTGATCGCCTGCCGCACGACGATCGGCTACGGCTCGCCGAACAAGGCCGGCACGTCCGCCTCGCACGGCTCGCCGCTCGGCGCCGCCGAGGCCGCCGCCGCCCGTGACGCTCTCGACTGGCACGCCGAGCCGTTCGAGATCCCCGCCGACGTCCGCGACGCCTGGCGGATCGCCGGCCTCCGCTCCGGCCATGCCCGCAAGGCCTGGGAGAAGAAGTACCAGTCGCTGCACCCGGACGAGCGCGCCGAGTTCGACCGGCAGATCCGGGGCGACCTGCCGCCGTCCTTCTCCGCCGCCATGGAGAAGCTGCGCGGCGAGATCGGCCGCGAGCGGCCCACGCTGGCCACCCGCAAGGCCTCGGAGAACGTGCTGGCGGCGGTCAACGCCGAGATTCCGGAGACCGTCGGCGGCTCGGCCGACCTGACCGGCTCCAACAACACCAAGACCAAGGACCTGGAGGTCCTCACCGCCGACAACTATGGCGGCCGCTACATCCACTGGGGCGTGCGCGAGCAAGGCATGGCCGCGGCCATGAACGGCATGGCGCTGCACGGCGGCCTGATCCCCTATGGCGGCACCTTCCTGGTGTTCACCGATTATTGCCGTCCCGCGATCCGTCTCGCCGCGCTGATGGGCGTGCGCGTGGTCTATGTGATGACCCACGATTCCATCGGTCTCGGCGAGGACGGGCCGACCCATCAGCCGGTCGAACACCTTGCCGCGCTGCGCGCGATGCCGAACCTCGTGGTGCTGCGGCCGGCCGATGCGCTGGAAACCGCGGAAGCCTGGGAGATCGCGCTGGAGCGCAAGGAGGGGCCGACCCTTCTGGCGCTGACCCGGCAGAACTGCCCGGCCGTGCGCGGCGAAGAGAGCCACGGCAACCGCTCCAAGCGGGGCGCCTACGAGGTGGCGGCCTCCGGTGAGCCGGCGGTGGTCAGCCTGTTCGCGACCGGGTCCGAGGTCGGCCTTGCCGTGAAGGCGAAGGGCCTCCTGGACATGGAGGGCATTCCGACCCGCGTGGTGTCGGTGCCGTCGTTCGAGCTGTTCGAGCGGCAGTCGGCCGACTATCGGGGCGAAGTGATCGGCGATGCCTCCATCAAGGTGGGCATCGAGGCGGCGGTGCGCATGGGCTGGGACCGGCTGATCGGGACCGACGGCATCTTCGTCGGCATGACCGGGTTCGGTGCCAGTGCGCCCTATGAGGAACTCTACGAGCACTTCGGCATTACGCCGGAAGCCGTCGTTGCCCTGGTGAAAGCACGGATGGCGGATGCCTGA
- a CDS encoding DUF4164 domain-containing protein yields MADRPTVDQAFDALETALERLEAAVNRRVEADRRRANLEDEVQRLTEDRSELAGSLDRSEARAGRLEDANREVSRRLVTAMETIRTVLDKHGG; encoded by the coding sequence ATGGCGGATCGGCCGACAGTTGATCAAGCCTTCGATGCCTTGGAAACGGCGCTCGAACGTCTTGAGGCCGCGGTGAACCGTCGGGTGGAAGCCGACCGGCGCCGCGCGAATCTCGAGGACGAGGTCCAGCGCCTGACCGAGGACCGGTCGGAGCTCGCCGGCTCTCTGGACCGTTCGGAGGCCCGGGCCGGCCGGCTGGAAGACGCCAACCGCGAGGTCTCGCGGCGCCTGGTCACCGCCATGGAAACGATCCGCACCGTGCTCGACAAGCACGGCGGCTGA
- a CDS encoding cell division protein ZapA: MSHITVLINGRTYRMACDDGEEERLASLAERFDAAISELRDAFGEIGDQRLTVMAGIKVSDALAEAERRIVALNAEVESLKESRDALLQHQHEREGAIADRVGGVAQQIDAFAKSLNTSVRTDHDE, translated from the coding sequence ATGTCCCACATCACCGTTCTGATCAATGGCCGCACCTATCGCATGGCCTGCGATGACGGCGAGGAGGAGCGGCTGGCTTCGCTCGCCGAGCGGTTCGATGCCGCGATCTCGGAACTCAGGGACGCCTTCGGCGAGATCGGCGACCAGCGGCTCACCGTGATGGCGGGGATCAAGGTCAGCGACGCGCTGGCGGAGGCCGAACGCCGCATCGTCGCGCTCAACGCCGAGGTGGAAAGCCTCAAGGAATCCCGCGACGCGCTGCTGCAGCACCAGCACGAGCGCGAAGGCGCGATCGCCGACCGCGTCGGCGGCGTGGCGCAGCAGATCGACGCCTTCGCCAAGAGCCTCAACACCAGCGTGCGCACCGATCACGACGAGTGA
- a CDS encoding 5-formyltetrahydrofolate cyclo-ligase — protein sequence MSDAPSSPDIAERKAKVRAEVLDRRAALTAAEREAAAQTLVDQIPALDFPEKPGLVAGFWPIRDEIDIRPLMTALAETGHRLALPVIAPQTRLVFREWSPGDTLRPARFGTFEPGEEAPECDPMILLVPLVAFDREGARLGYGKGHYDGAIARLSAIGPLTTVGVAFATQEVDIVPMEPHDRHLDAVLTEAGLLRFDTEPGEPDAPSVPG from the coding sequence TTGTCCGACGCACCGTCCTCCCCCGACATCGCCGAGCGCAAGGCGAAGGTCCGCGCAGAGGTTCTGGACCGCCGCGCCGCCCTGACGGCCGCCGAGCGGGAAGCGGCCGCCCAGACCCTGGTCGACCAGATCCCGGCGCTCGACTTTCCCGAAAAGCCCGGCCTCGTCGCCGGCTTCTGGCCGATTCGCGACGAGATCGACATCCGGCCGCTGATGACCGCGCTCGCCGAAACCGGCCATCGCCTGGCGCTGCCGGTGATCGCTCCGCAGACCCGGCTCGTCTTCCGCGAATGGTCGCCCGGCGACACCCTGCGGCCGGCGCGGTTCGGCACCTTCGAGCCCGGCGAGGAAGCCCCGGAATGCGATCCGATGATCCTGCTCGTCCCCCTGGTCGCCTTCGACCGCGAGGGCGCTCGGCTCGGCTACGGCAAGGGCCACTATGACGGCGCCATCGCGCGCCTGTCCGCAATCGGGCCGCTCACCACGGTCGGGGTTGCGTTCGCGACCCAGGAAGTGGACATCGTGCCCATGGAGCCCCACGACCGGCACCTGGACGCCGTTCTCACCGAGGCGGGGCTGCTGCGTTTCGACACCGAACCCGGAGAACCCGATGCGCCTTCTGTTCCTGGGTGA
- a CDS encoding TIGR00282 family metallophosphoesterase: protein MRLLFLGDVVGRTGRAVVAEYLPAIVASGHLDFVVINGENAAGGFGITETICQELLDAGADVVTLGNHAWDQREALVFIERQPRLIRPANYPAGTPGRGANIFTATNGARVFVANAMGRIFMDPLDDPFAVIDRSLEGLELGRDVDAVIVDFHAEATSEKQGFANYLDGRASLVVGTHTHVPTADHRILPGGTAFMTDIGMCGSYDSIIGMEKEEPIGRFTRKIPQGRFGPATGPATLSGVAVELDDTSGLATAIEPLRIGGELAETWPSFLGEKTV from the coding sequence ATGCGCCTTCTGTTCCTGGGTGACGTGGTCGGCCGCACCGGCCGGGCCGTCGTCGCCGAGTATCTGCCTGCGATCGTGGCCTCGGGACATCTCGATTTCGTCGTCATCAACGGAGAGAACGCCGCCGGCGGTTTCGGCATCACCGAAACCATCTGCCAGGAGCTGCTGGATGCGGGCGCCGACGTGGTGACGCTCGGCAACCACGCCTGGGACCAGCGCGAAGCCCTCGTCTTCATCGAGCGGCAGCCTCGCCTGATCCGGCCGGCCAACTATCCCGCTGGCACCCCCGGCCGCGGCGCCAACATCTTCACCGCCACCAACGGCGCGCGGGTGTTCGTCGCCAACGCCATGGGCCGCATCTTCATGGACCCGCTGGACGATCCGTTCGCCGTCATCGACCGGAGCCTGGAAGGCCTGGAACTCGGCCGCGACGTCGACGCGGTGATCGTCGACTTCCACGCCGAGGCCACGTCCGAGAAGCAGGGCTTCGCCAACTATCTCGACGGGCGGGCGAGCCTCGTCGTCGGCACCCACACCCATGTGCCGACCGCCGACCACCGCATCCTTCCCGGCGGCACCGCCTTCATGACCGACATCGGCATGTGCGGCTCCTACGATTCCATCATCGGCATGGAAAAGGAGGAGCCGATCGGGCGCTTCACCCGCAAGATCCCCCAGGGCCGGTTCGGCCCGGCGACCGGTCCCGCCACGCTCTCCGGCGTCGCCGTGGAGCTCGACGACACCAGCGGGCTCGCCACCGCCATCGAGCCGCTGCGGATCGGCGGCGAGCTGGCCGAGACCTGGCCCAGCTTTCTGGGCGAAAAGACCGTTTAG
- a CDS encoding uracil-DNA glycosylase family protein, protein MSRSDWTGLTGPPDSALGGLTGKIRACRICVERPIGAPLPHEPRPVIRATESARIAVCGQAPGTRVHASGQPFTDPSGDRLRDWMGVDVDTFYDFERVAVVPMGFCFPGQDAKGGDLPPRRECARTWHDRVFASLPNLELILAVGLYAQAYHLPGLKKLSLTERVGRYREIIGQTAPVVVPLPHPSWRNNAWIRKNPWFETDLLPELRARVARALEA, encoded by the coding sequence ATGAGCCGTTCCGACTGGACCGGACTGACCGGTCCTCCCGACAGCGCGCTGGGAGGCCTGACCGGCAAGATCCGTGCCTGCCGCATCTGCGTCGAGCGGCCGATCGGGGCGCCGCTGCCCCACGAACCCCGTCCGGTGATCCGCGCCACCGAAAGCGCCCGGATCGCCGTCTGCGGTCAGGCGCCGGGCACGCGGGTCCACGCCAGCGGTCAGCCCTTCACCGACCCGTCGGGAGACCGGCTGCGCGACTGGATGGGCGTCGACGTGGACACGTTCTACGATTTCGAGCGGGTCGCCGTGGTGCCCATGGGGTTCTGCTTCCCGGGCCAGGACGCCAAGGGCGGCGACCTTCCGCCGCGGCGCGAATGCGCCAGAACTTGGCACGACCGGGTCTTCGCGTCGCTACCGAACCTGGAGCTGATCCTGGCGGTGGGGCTCTACGCCCAGGCCTACCATCTGCCGGGCCTGAAGAAGCTGTCGCTCACCGAGCGGGTCGGGCGCTACCGGGAGATCATCGGGCAGACGGCGCCGGTGGTGGTGCCGCTGCCGCATCCCTCCTGGCGCAACAACGCCTGGATCCGGAAGAACCCGTGGTTCGAGACGGATCTCCTGCCGGAGCTGAGGGCGCGGGTCGCGCGGGCGCTGGAGGCGTAG